From Deferrisoma camini S3R1, the proteins below share one genomic window:
- a CDS encoding beta strand repeat-containing protein, which translates to MRVQRSFGPTFFFALVASLLLLAGCGSQDSGGPPPAPSAPAATTGGGTSPTGTTSGQPSVAASASVDRFTAGDATGATITATVKDAAGDPLEGVEVSFSTDLGALDGGTASATKMTGSDGTASVVLTATEAGSARVRATAEGLTRSVTVTVEPGPVASLTLSADVSTATADGASTVQLTATAKDSYGNPSATGSVVFSVDLGTFEGTNGDQTTTAPLVNGVAMVTLVAPTSAGTATVSAKADNDTADAADDVEAADLQIEFTTAPPAELGSYVLTASGTEFGAGECALFTLAANDVSGSAIRGEAVTFTTDGGALFLDGCESTGGSTSLTTATDLSGKARAYLRVPTVAGTVWVSAASAEIGGFDRTSVTVVAAAPDASGISVRVLPANLTADGTSQAQGTVEVRDAYGNPVDTTVNLTVTDTSGNADPDLGLVSPAQVTVTDGVGTFSYTAGTTAGTARITAKTPNEVTASADVTLIDVPVGAVALTASASTLVADGSSLVTLTAQVTDGQGNPVAAGTTVSFSTDLGTLIDAGGTAVSSAETDGLGRAVVYLKAGTLLGTATVRATAGGATDTAAVALVPGPADEILILASPTSLVADGIQTSTLRVVVLDADNHRVADGTPAVLDVSADASGNPEGMLSSYSAETSDGEFSVTYTAPVGAGDGTARVSVQVGTATAGVDLALSDEVVKSVSLELGSTSLTADEASSTTVDVQVLNTLGQPVADGTAVTLTATSGSFSPAGPYTTVNGGVAVSYVAGAAAGPVVITAGAGGVSQSASLTLKPGPVASLEITPSLSRIPPDGATPSVLTITAKDAQGNPVDLTVNVNTTLGVLWTDDPTSPVSSVALVNGEGTVNLTADRNGTATVSASADGLLATEDVEVGFTSSGDPANILLSLSQETVSVAGVGEDEVATLNITVVDEGGNPITDTPNNVTVEIVEGPNGGEEIAGAALGSSATLSTTNGRVSADFRSGTVPGTVRIKVTVGTLTATSPRITVLGGPPFSVTLGRSNNIQDNGDGTLSHEYFALVSDQYGNAVADGTAVYFGQVYNDKASGSTGKTQGGTDGFEDSSADFSAAGVDAGDTLILLSGAAKGGYVVESVASSTVLDLFSTLAATETGISYVVGNQVGGGTLASLTSTTDGKATATMTYPGSLVNDPVWVYAETAGRTVGDAAGYSLAWVAPTLVNVIGPDEGNAGDTLSFTVQVTDSASPAHYPIEALDLTVSATDGTVDPSSLTTSGDGTASFTWTVPAGAASGDSFTITVTAEDGTQATHDVTVP; encoded by the coding sequence ATGCGCGTGCAGCGCTCTTTCGGTCCAACTTTCTTCTTCGCCCTCGTGGCGTCCCTCCTGCTGTTGGCCGGATGCGGCTCCCAGGACAGCGGGGGGCCGCCGCCGGCCCCCTCCGCGCCGGCCGCGACGACGGGAGGGGGCACGAGCCCAACGGGAACCACCTCGGGGCAACCCAGCGTGGCCGCGTCGGCGTCCGTGGATCGATTCACCGCAGGGGACGCGACCGGTGCCACGATCACGGCCACGGTGAAGGACGCGGCCGGCGACCCCCTCGAGGGGGTGGAGGTGTCCTTCTCCACGGACCTGGGGGCGCTGGACGGGGGGACCGCCTCGGCCACGAAGATGACCGGCTCGGACGGAACGGCGTCGGTGGTTCTCACGGCGACCGAGGCGGGGTCGGCCCGGGTTCGGGCCACGGCCGAGGGGCTCACCCGGAGCGTGACCGTGACCGTCGAGCCGGGACCGGTGGCATCCCTGACGTTGTCTGCCGACGTCTCCACGGCCACGGCGGACGGTGCGAGCACGGTGCAGCTCACCGCCACTGCTAAGGACTCGTACGGGAACCCGAGCGCCACAGGGTCTGTCGTCTTCTCCGTGGACCTCGGCACGTTCGAGGGCACCAACGGGGACCAGACGACCACGGCGCCGTTGGTCAACGGGGTGGCCATGGTAACCCTGGTGGCCCCGACCTCGGCGGGCACCGCCACCGTGAGCGCGAAGGCCGACAACGACACCGCGGATGCTGCGGATGACGTGGAGGCAGCGGACCTGCAAATTGAGTTCACCACGGCACCCCCAGCGGAGCTGGGTTCGTATGTGTTGACGGCCTCGGGCACCGAGTTCGGCGCCGGCGAGTGCGCCCTGTTCACGTTGGCGGCGAACGACGTGAGCGGTTCGGCGATCCGGGGCGAGGCGGTGACCTTCACCACGGATGGCGGAGCCCTTTTCCTGGACGGGTGTGAGAGCACCGGGGGGAGTACCTCGCTGACCACCGCCACGGACCTGTCGGGCAAGGCGAGGGCGTACCTCCGGGTGCCCACCGTGGCGGGGACGGTCTGGGTCTCGGCTGCGAGCGCGGAGATCGGCGGGTTCGACCGGACGTCCGTGACGGTGGTGGCGGCGGCACCGGATGCGAGCGGGATCTCGGTTCGGGTGCTCCCGGCGAACCTGACGGCGGACGGTACGAGTCAGGCCCAGGGAACCGTGGAGGTTCGAGACGCGTACGGGAACCCGGTGGACACCACGGTGAATCTCACGGTGACGGACACGTCCGGCAACGCGGATCCGGACCTGGGCCTGGTGTCTCCGGCCCAGGTCACGGTGACCGATGGGGTGGGGACCTTCTCTTACACGGCGGGGACCACGGCGGGCACGGCGCGCATCACGGCCAAGACCCCCAACGAGGTGACCGCTTCCGCCGACGTGACCCTGATCGACGTGCCGGTGGGAGCCGTGGCTTTGACCGCCTCGGCTTCCACCCTGGTGGCCGACGGCTCTTCCCTGGTGACTCTGACCGCCCAGGTGACGGACGGTCAGGGCAACCCGGTGGCGGCGGGCACCACGGTGTCGTTTTCTACGGATCTGGGCACGTTGATCGATGCCGGCGGCACGGCGGTATCGAGCGCAGAAACCGATGGCCTCGGGCGGGCGGTAGTGTACCTGAAGGCGGGGACCCTATTGGGCACCGCCACCGTCCGGGCCACCGCAGGGGGGGCGACCGACACTGCGGCCGTGGCGCTCGTGCCGGGACCGGCGGACGAGATCCTGATCCTGGCGAGCCCCACGAGCCTGGTCGCGGACGGGATCCAGACGAGCACGTTGCGGGTCGTGGTGTTGGATGCCGACAACCATCGCGTGGCCGATGGGACCCCGGCCGTGTTGGACGTTTCGGCGGACGCGTCGGGCAACCCGGAGGGCATGTTGTCCTCCTACTCCGCCGAGACGAGTGACGGTGAGTTCTCGGTGACCTACACGGCCCCCGTGGGAGCTGGGGATGGCACGGCCCGGGTGTCGGTGCAGGTGGGTACGGCCACCGCCGGGGTGGATCTGGCTCTATCGGATGAGGTCGTGAAGTCGGTGTCCCTCGAACTGGGGAGCACTTCTCTCACGGCCGACGAAGCTTCTTCGACCACGGTGGATGTCCAGGTGCTGAACACGCTGGGGCAGCCGGTGGCCGACGGCACCGCAGTGACGCTGACCGCGACGTCGGGCTCGTTCTCGCCGGCGGGACCGTACACCACGGTGAACGGCGGGGTGGCCGTGTCGTACGTGGCGGGGGCGGCAGCAGGCCCCGTGGTGATCACGGCGGGCGCGGGCGGGGTGTCCCAGAGCGCGTCGCTCACGCTCAAACCGGGACCGGTGGCCTCGCTCGAGATCACTCCGAGTCTGAGCCGGATCCCCCCCGACGGTGCGACGCCGTCCGTGTTGACGATCACGGCGAAGGACGCCCAGGGGAACCCGGTGGACCTGACGGTGAACGTGAACACGACACTGGGCGTGTTGTGGACCGATGACCCCACGTCGCCGGTGTCGTCGGTGGCGTTGGTGAACGGGGAGGGGACGGTGAACCTGACCGCCGACAGAAACGGCACCGCGACCGTGTCGGCCTCGGCGGACGGGCTGCTGGCGACCGAAGACGTGGAGGTGGGATTCACCTCCAGCGGGGATCCAGCCAACATCCTGCTCAGCCTCAGCCAGGAAACGGTGAGCGTGGCCGGGGTGGGCGAGGACGAGGTGGCCACGCTCAACATCACCGTGGTGGACGAGGGGGGGAACCCGATCACCGATACGCCGAACAACGTGACGGTCGAGATCGTGGAGGGGCCCAACGGCGGCGAGGAGATCGCGGGAGCCGCCCTGGGGAGCTCGGCGACCCTGAGCACCACGAACGGGCGGGTCTCGGCGGACTTCCGAAGCGGCACGGTGCCGGGCACGGTGCGCATCAAGGTCACGGTGGGAACGCTCACCGCGACCTCTCCAAGAATCACGGTGTTGGGCGGCCCCCCGTTCAGCGTCACCCTGGGCCGCTCCAACAACATTCAGGACAACGGGGACGGGACGCTGTCCCATGAGTACTTCGCCCTCGTCTCCGATCAGTACGGCAATGCCGTGGCCGACGGCACGGCCGTGTACTTCGGGCAGGTCTACAACGACAAGGCCAGCGGGAGCACCGGCAAGACCCAGGGGGGGACGGACGGCTTTGAAGACTCCTCGGCCGACTTTTCGGCAGCGGGCGTGGACGCGGGGGACACCCTGATCCTGCTCTCCGGCGCGGCCAAAGGTGGCTACGTGGTCGAGAGTGTCGCCTCCTCCACCGTGCTGGACCTGTTCTCGACGCTGGCGGCGACCGAAACGGGGATCTCCTACGTGGTGGGCAACCAGGTTGGGGGGGGGACGCTCGCTTCGCTCACCTCGACCACCGATGGGAAAGCCACGGCGACCATGACCTACCCGGGGAGCCTCGTGAACGATCCGGTGTGGGTCTACGCCGAGACGGCCGGCCGGACGGTGGGGGATGCGGCAGGGTACTCATTGGCTTGGGTGGCCCCCACGCTGGTCAACGTCATCGGCCCGGACGAAGGCAACGCCGGGGACACGTTGAGTTTCACGGTTCAGGTGACGGACAGCGCCTCGCCAGCCCACTACCCGATCGAAGCTCTGGATCTCACGGTTTCGGCGACCGACGGCACGGTGGACCCGTCGTCGCTGACCACCTCGGGAGACGGGACCGCCTCGTTCACTTGGACGGTGCCGGCTGGGGCCGCTTCGGGGGACTCGTTCACGATCACCGTGACGGCCGAGGACGGGACCCAGGCCACCCACGACGTAACGGTTCCGTAG
- a CDS encoding tetratricopeptide repeat protein — protein MAIDRDKVARNALRYIQKGQYEKAAAEYRKLLALDPRDMRARLRLVELYGRMGKRQEVVEESERVAEAYADQGFYLKAIAVYKQAVRHDPQNPALWRAMGELYTKQGLVGDALASFKKAVEILRAQNLSAEAQELLSRMEQMAPDNTAIKVHLAEMYLDEGRTEAFEEEVGKLALQLRGEGRNRKLLQILEGFYERSGKSPVVARRLAELLVDLGEEERALEVIREGLRAEPGDRDLRLLALRAYLVLGQLVEARKVALGLYEEDPEDLFLLEQLAAIARARGDRAELAQAYRAMAKVYGRRGLEDKEAFYYRKVLEIAPEDAEARLALGEVLEAAPTEAPEPVWEGAPEPVEGLVGAEGPDPLADEVLEAELYLKYGMDEQAEAKLRSLVERAPGRIDLRQKLRDVYERRGDREGWVREQLHIAELLLQERRQNEALRAYQAVLEVDPDNPEARNAIQYLKPGALPSGPQDVEIEIDASAIEFVQGEEGERVVRRGAREATEAASDDLREGLAEAEFLEAQGRRDEAVEVLVRLRERFPDSPHLLARLESLGWTPPGGDEFVDLQAEVLGEGGLRFEGFEDFEVSELDDIVSEFKAGIAEKLEEGDYETHYDLGTAYREMGLVNEALEEFRIAARSPEKAREAYAAMAALYREQGNRADARSALKMALAVPSNSPEDRAAILYELADLSEEEGDLEGALRHFEKAEAEAPGFRDVASRLRRLRSLRAREGG, from the coding sequence ATGGCCATCGACCGCGACAAGGTCGCCCGAAACGCCCTCCGGTACATCCAGAAGGGGCAGTACGAGAAGGCGGCGGCCGAGTATCGCAAGCTGCTCGCCCTCGATCCCCGCGACATGCGGGCCCGCCTCCGGCTGGTGGAGCTGTACGGCCGGATGGGCAAGCGCCAGGAGGTGGTGGAGGAGAGCGAGCGGGTGGCCGAGGCGTACGCCGACCAGGGGTTCTACCTGAAGGCGATCGCGGTCTACAAGCAGGCGGTGCGTCACGATCCCCAGAACCCGGCCCTGTGGCGGGCCATGGGGGAGCTCTACACCAAGCAGGGCCTGGTGGGGGACGCGCTGGCCTCGTTCAAGAAGGCGGTGGAGATCCTGCGGGCCCAGAACCTCAGCGCCGAGGCCCAGGAGCTGCTGTCGCGCATGGAGCAGATGGCCCCGGACAACACGGCCATCAAGGTGCACCTGGCGGAGATGTACCTGGACGAGGGCCGGACCGAGGCCTTCGAGGAGGAGGTCGGAAAGCTGGCGCTCCAGCTCCGGGGCGAGGGCCGAAACCGCAAGCTCCTCCAGATCCTGGAGGGGTTCTACGAGCGTTCGGGAAAATCGCCGGTGGTGGCCCGGAGGCTCGCCGAGCTCCTGGTGGACCTGGGTGAGGAGGAGCGGGCCCTGGAGGTGATCCGGGAGGGGCTGAGGGCCGAGCCGGGCGACCGGGACCTGCGGCTCCTGGCGCTTCGAGCCTACCTGGTGCTCGGTCAGCTGGTGGAGGCCCGGAAGGTGGCCCTGGGGCTGTACGAGGAGGACCCCGAGGATCTGTTCCTGCTCGAGCAGTTGGCGGCCATCGCCCGGGCGAGGGGGGACCGGGCCGAGCTGGCCCAGGCGTACCGGGCCATGGCCAAGGTGTACGGCCGGCGGGGCCTCGAGGACAAGGAGGCGTTCTACTACCGGAAGGTCCTGGAGATCGCCCCCGAAGACGCCGAGGCCCGCCTGGCCCTGGGCGAGGTCCTCGAGGCGGCGCCGACCGAGGCGCCGGAGCCGGTGTGGGAGGGGGCGCCGGAGCCGGTGGAGGGGCTGGTCGGAGCCGAGGGCCCGGACCCCCTCGCGGACGAGGTGCTGGAGGCGGAGCTCTATCTGAAGTACGGCATGGACGAGCAGGCCGAGGCCAAGCTCCGGTCCCTGGTGGAGCGGGCTCCCGGCCGGATCGACCTGCGCCAGAAGCTCCGCGACGTGTACGAGCGGCGTGGCGATCGGGAGGGGTGGGTGCGCGAGCAGCTCCACATCGCGGAGCTGCTGCTCCAGGAGCGCCGTCAGAACGAGGCCCTGCGGGCCTACCAGGCCGTGCTCGAGGTGGATCCGGACAACCCGGAGGCCCGAAACGCGATTCAGTACCTGAAGCCCGGTGCCTTGCCCTCGGGGCCCCAGGACGTGGAGATCGAGATCGACGCCTCCGCCATCGAGTTCGTTCAGGGGGAGGAGGGCGAGCGGGTGGTGCGCCGGGGCGCCCGGGAGGCCACGGAGGCCGCGTCGGACGATCTGCGGGAAGGGCTGGCCGAGGCGGAGTTTCTGGAGGCCCAGGGCCGGCGGGACGAGGCGGTGGAGGTTCTGGTCCGGCTTCGGGAACGGTTCCCCGACTCGCCCCACCTGCTGGCCCGGTTGGAGTCCCTGGGGTGGACCCCGCCGGGGGGGGACGAGTTCGTGGACCTGCAGGCCGAGGTGCTGGGGGAGGGGGGGCTGCGGTTCGAGGGGTTCGAGGACTTCGAGGTCTCGGAGCTCGACGACATCGTGAGCGAGTTCAAGGCGGGCATCGCCGAGAAGCTCGAGGAGGGGGACTACGAGACCCACTACGACCTGGGCACGGCGTACCGGGAGATGGGGTTGGTGAACGAGGCCCTGGAGGAGTTCCGCATCGCGGCCCGCTCCCCGGAGAAGGCCCGGGAGGCCTACGCCGCCATGGCGGCCCTGTACCGGGAGCAGGGGAACCGGGCGGACGCCCGCTCGGCCCTGAAGATGGCCCTGGCCGTGCCGTCGAACTCGCCCGAGGACCGGGCGGCCATCCTCTACGAGCTGGCCGACCTCTCCGAGGAGGAGGGCGACCTGGAAGGGGCCCTGCGCCACTTCGAGAAGGCCGAGGCCGAGGCGCCCGGGTTCCGGGACGTGGCGAGCCGCCTTCGCAGGCTTCGGAGCCTCCGGGCCCGGGAGGGGGGATAG
- a CDS encoding roadblock/LC7 domain-containing protein: MSDLDRALQDLCGRLGGVRAAVVMESSGIEVAAWGEADFETVAAELAELWSAAARAESVGPGLRSMVLEADGEVWTLTALGEGYVVALLTAQGVPPGKVRFHAGEWARALREEFV, encoded by the coding sequence GTGTCTGATCTGGACAGGGCCTTGCAGGACCTGTGCGGGCGGCTCGGCGGGGTGCGGGCCGCCGTGGTGATGGAGAGCTCCGGGATCGAGGTGGCCGCGTGGGGAGAGGCCGACTTCGAGACCGTTGCCGCGGAGCTGGCCGAGCTGTGGTCCGCGGCGGCCCGGGCCGAGAGCGTGGGGCCGGGGCTGAGGAGCATGGTGCTCGAAGCCGACGGCGAGGTGTGGACCCTCACGGCTCTGGGGGAGGGTTATGTGGTGGCCCTCCTCACGGCCCAGGGCGTGCCCCCGGGCAAGGTTCGCTTCCACGCGGGGGAGTGGGCCCGGGCCCTTCGGGAGGAGTTCGTGTGA
- a CDS encoding tetratricopeptide repeat protein, whose product MELPGRLSRFREEGREPLAPLWIEALPPEEALEELRGREGAVFRIQEARFLGMLGRVGEAQAVLGGLGELPAGLGRLREAVARELGPDATEAQAAPEDETPPMASKTLAEIHARQGDVEGAVAIYREVLARDPDDVEARERLRQLLGTAEEPPPSGAAGRLAEWLERVRAWRRVLGV is encoded by the coding sequence ATGGAACTTCCCGGGCGCCTGAGCCGGTTTCGCGAGGAGGGCCGTGAACCCCTGGCCCCCCTGTGGATCGAGGCCCTTCCCCCCGAGGAGGCGCTGGAGGAGCTTCGGGGGCGGGAGGGGGCGGTGTTCCGGATCCAGGAGGCCCGGTTCCTGGGGATGCTGGGGCGGGTCGGCGAGGCGCAGGCCGTGCTGGGGGGGCTCGGGGAGCTCCCAGCGGGCCTGGGGCGCCTGAGGGAGGCGGTGGCCCGGGAGTTGGGGCCCGACGCGACCGAGGCCCAGGCAGCCCCTGAAGACGAGACCCCCCCCATGGCCTCGAAGACCCTGGCCGAGATCCACGCGCGCCAGGGGGACGTGGAGGGGGCGGTGGCGATCTACCGGGAGGTGTTGGCCCGGGATCCGGACGACGTGGAGGCCCGGGAACGCCTCCGGCAGCTGCTGGGCACGGCGGAGGAGCCCCCACCGAGCGGGGCGGCGGGCCGGTTGGCCGAATGGCTGGAACGCGTGCGGGCCTGGCGGAGGGTGTTGGGTGTCTGA
- the aroQ gene encoding type II 3-dehydroquinate dehydratase, whose product MNVLVIHGPNLNLLGTREPGTYGADTLDAIETRLRSLAGELGVALECFQSNHEGALVDRIQQARGWADGILINPAAYTHTSVALRDALLAVAVPFVEVHLSNVYAREPFRHRSLLADRAAGVVMGFGAESYLLGLRGLVAHLRTG is encoded by the coding sequence GTGAACGTCCTCGTGATCCACGGGCCCAACCTGAACCTGCTGGGGACCCGGGAGCCCGGCACCTACGGCGCCGACACCCTCGACGCGATCGAGACCCGGCTCCGGAGCCTGGCCGGTGAGCTGGGGGTGGCTTTGGAGTGCTTCCAGTCGAACCACGAGGGCGCCCTGGTGGATCGGATCCAGCAGGCCCGCGGGTGGGCAGACGGGATCCTGATCAATCCGGCCGCCTACACCCACACCAGCGTGGCGCTGCGCGACGCCCTGTTGGCCGTGGCCGTCCCCTTCGTCGAGGTGCACCTCTCCAACGTGTACGCGCGCGAGCCCTTCCGGCACCGGTCCCTCCTGGCCGATCGGGCCGCCGGGGTCGTCATGGGGTTCGGCGCCGAGAGCTATCTGTTGGGGCTTCGGGGACTCGTGGCCCACCTCCGGACCGGCTGA
- the gcvH gene encoding glycine cleavage system protein GcvH, which translates to MHLPAELLYHPEHTWARIDGDVATVGITDFAQKELGDVVYVELPETGRTLSVGEVFGTVESTKSVSELYSPVEGEVMEVNAELEDAPERINEDPYGVGWMIRVRLSPDFDRSVLLGADAYRARVEG; encoded by the coding sequence ATGCACTTGCCGGCCGAACTGCTGTATCACCCGGAGCACACCTGGGCCCGGATCGACGGCGACGTGGCCACGGTGGGCATCACGGACTTCGCCCAGAAGGAGTTGGGCGACGTGGTGTACGTGGAGTTGCCGGAGACGGGCCGCACCCTCTCGGTGGGTGAGGTGTTCGGGACCGTGGAGTCCACCAAGTCCGTTTCCGAGCTGTACAGCCCGGTCGAGGGGGAGGTGATGGAGGTCAACGCCGAGCTGGAGGACGCGCCCGAGCGCATCAACGAGGACCCTTACGGGGTGGGCTGGATGATCCGGGTGAGGCTCTCCCCGGACTTCGATCGGTCGGTGCTGCTCGGGGCCGACGCCTACCGGGCCCGGGTGGAGGGGTAG
- the secA gene encoding preprotein translocase subunit SecA, translating into MFQTVLTKIFGSKNDRELKRIRPTVERINELEPRFQALSDDELKAMTPRFKERLEAGEPLDDLLPEAFATVREAARRVLGMRHFDVQLIGGVVLHEGKIAEMKTGEGKTLVATLPVYLNALTGRGVHVVTVNDYLARRDAEWMGEVYRFLGMSVGIIVHGLNDAERREAYGADITYGTNNEFGFDYLRDNMKFRLEDYVQREFHYAIVDEVDSILIDEARTPLIISGPSEDSTEKYYVIDKIIPHLRKAHEEDGSDGDYTVDEKLKQVILTEQGVTKVEKLLGIENLYDPREIETLHHVNQALRAHVMFKRDVDYVVKDGKVIIVDEFTGRLMPGRRWSDGLHQAIEAKEGVKIESENQTLATVTFQNYFRMYEKLAGMTGTADTEAVEFREIYDLDVVVIPTNKPMIRQDHGDVVYRTKKEKFEAVVAEIEECHRRGQPVLVGTISIEDSEKLSRMLKRRGVPHHVLNAKYHEKEAEIVAQAGRKGAVTISTNMAGRGTDIMLGGNPVFLARAEADPSEDPEGYEAALEKYKEICAREKEEVIALGGLHIIGTERHESRRIDNQLRGRAGRQGDPGSSRFYVSLEDDLMRIFGSERISGLLTKLGLQEGEDIQHPWITKAIENAQKKVEAHNFDIRKHLLEYDDVMNKQREAIYRWRREVLGAEDLTDEIKEMAEAVAEGLVADRCPADEPPEKWDLQGLRELLFKQFHIQLEPSDEELREMGDQLSGFVVERVIQRYEQKLEEFGPDMAARLQKYILLQSIDAHWKDHLLSMDHLKEGVGLRGYAQENPLVVYKKEGYELFMSMRDRIEEDVLQKLFLIQVVREEEAQELEQPSRPARMVLSHGSRPAQPKGPVRREGPRVGRNDPCPCGSGKKYKKCCGAVSAQAGAA; encoded by the coding sequence ATGTTCCAAACCGTACTGACCAAGATCTTCGGAAGCAAGAACGACCGGGAGCTCAAGCGCATCCGCCCCACGGTGGAGCGGATCAACGAGCTTGAGCCCCGATTCCAGGCCCTCAGCGACGACGAGCTCAAGGCCATGACCCCCCGGTTCAAGGAGCGCCTCGAAGCTGGCGAGCCCCTGGACGACCTGCTGCCCGAGGCGTTTGCCACGGTGCGCGAGGCGGCGCGGCGGGTGCTGGGCATGCGCCATTTCGACGTGCAGCTGATCGGCGGCGTCGTGCTCCACGAGGGCAAGATCGCCGAGATGAAGACCGGTGAGGGGAAGACCCTGGTGGCCACCCTGCCCGTGTACCTGAACGCCCTGACCGGCCGCGGGGTCCACGTGGTCACGGTGAACGACTACCTGGCCCGCCGCGACGCCGAGTGGATGGGCGAGGTGTACCGGTTCCTGGGGATGAGCGTGGGCATCATCGTCCACGGCCTCAACGACGCCGAACGCAGGGAGGCCTACGGGGCCGACATCACCTACGGCACCAACAACGAGTTCGGGTTCGACTACCTGCGCGACAACATGAAGTTCCGGCTCGAGGACTACGTGCAGCGCGAGTTCCACTACGCCATCGTGGACGAGGTGGACTCGATCTTGATCGACGAGGCCCGCACCCCGCTGATCATCTCGGGTCCGTCCGAGGACTCCACCGAGAAGTACTACGTGATCGACAAGATCATCCCCCACCTGCGCAAGGCCCACGAGGAGGACGGGAGCGACGGGGACTACACGGTGGACGAGAAGCTCAAGCAGGTGATCCTGACCGAGCAGGGCGTCACCAAGGTGGAGAAGCTCCTGGGAATCGAGAACCTCTACGATCCCCGGGAGATCGAGACCCTTCACCACGTGAACCAGGCCCTCCGGGCCCACGTGATGTTCAAGCGCGACGTGGACTACGTGGTCAAGGACGGCAAGGTCATCATCGTGGACGAGTTCACCGGCCGCCTCATGCCCGGCCGGCGCTGGAGCGACGGCCTCCACCAGGCCATCGAGGCCAAGGAGGGGGTGAAGATCGAGAGCGAGAACCAGACCCTGGCCACGGTCACGTTCCAGAACTACTTCCGTATGTACGAGAAGCTGGCCGGCATGACCGGCACCGCCGACACCGAGGCCGTGGAGTTCCGGGAGATCTACGACCTGGACGTGGTGGTGATCCCCACCAACAAGCCGATGATCCGCCAGGACCACGGCGACGTGGTCTACCGCACCAAGAAGGAGAAGTTCGAGGCCGTGGTGGCCGAGATCGAGGAGTGCCACCGCCGGGGCCAGCCGGTGCTGGTGGGCACGATCTCCATCGAGGACTCGGAAAAGCTCTCGCGCATGCTCAAGCGCCGGGGGGTGCCCCACCACGTGCTCAACGCCAAGTACCACGAGAAAGAGGCCGAGATCGTGGCCCAGGCCGGCCGCAAGGGCGCGGTGACCATCTCCACGAACATGGCGGGCCGGGGCACCGACATCATGCTCGGCGGCAACCCCGTGTTCCTGGCCCGGGCCGAGGCCGATCCCAGCGAGGACCCCGAGGGGTACGAGGCCGCGCTGGAGAAGTACAAGGAGATCTGCGCCCGCGAAAAGGAGGAGGTGATCGCCCTGGGGGGGCTGCACATCATCGGCACCGAGCGCCACGAGAGCCGCCGGATCGACAACCAGCTGCGGGGCCGGGCCGGCCGGCAGGGGGACCCGGGGTCGAGCCGGTTCTACGTGAGCCTCGAGGACGACCTGATGCGGATCTTCGGGTCGGAGCGGATCTCGGGGCTGCTGACCAAGCTGGGGCTCCAGGAGGGCGAGGACATCCAGCACCCCTGGATCACCAAGGCCATCGAGAACGCCCAGAAGAAGGTCGAGGCCCACAACTTCGACATCCGCAAGCACCTCCTCGAGTACGACGACGTCATGAACAAGCAGCGGGAGGCCATCTACCGGTGGCGCCGGGAGGTCCTGGGGGCCGAGGACCTGACCGACGAGATCAAGGAGATGGCCGAGGCCGTGGCCGAGGGGCTCGTGGCCGACCGGTGCCCGGCCGACGAGCCCCCCGAGAAGTGGGACCTGCAGGGGCTGCGGGAGCTCCTGTTCAAGCAGTTCCACATCCAGCTCGAGCCCTCCGACGAGGAGCTGCGGGAGATGGGGGACCAGCTCTCCGGCTTCGTGGTGGAGCGGGTGATCCAACGCTACGAGCAGAAGCTCGAGGAGTTCGGGCCCGACATGGCGGCCCGGCTCCAGAAGTACATCCTGCTCCAGTCCATCGACGCCCACTGGAAGGACCACCTCCTGAGCATGGACCACCTGAAGGAGGGGGTGGGCCTGCGGGGCTATGCCCAGGAGAACCCCCTGGTCGTGTACAAGAAGGAGGGGTACGAGCTGTTCATGTCGATGCGGGATCGCATCGAGGAGGACGTGCTCCAAAAGCTGTTCCTGATCCAGGTGGTGCGCGAGGAGGAGGCCCAGGAGCTGGAGCAGCCGTCCCGGCCGGCCCGCATGGTCCTGAGCCACGGCTCCCGGCCGGCGCAGCCCAAAGGGCCGGTGCGACGCGAGGGGCCGCGGGTGGGTCGGAACGACCCCTGCCCGTGCGGCAGCGGCAAGAAGTACAAGAAGTGCTGCGGGGCCGTGTCGGCCCAGGCGGGGGCGGCATGA